Genomic DNA from Acidimicrobiales bacterium:
CAGCCGCGGCGGCGGTCATGCGGCAGTGGTTCGACTGCGCGCCGCCCATCGTGATGAGCGTGTCCGCTCCCTCGGCGAGCGCGTGGCCGAGGTGGAACTCGAGCTTGCGAGCCTTGTTGCCACCGAGCGCGAGGCCGGTCTGGTCGTCCCGCTTGATCCACAGGTCGACGCCCGCGGCCGCCGAGAGGCGCGGCGCGCGCACGAGCGGCGTCGGCACCATCGCGAGCGGGTGCTGCGGCAGCTTCGCGAAGTCCACCGCCGCCAGGTCCGCCGTCATCGCGGCCCCCGGCTGCAGCCCGCCCGGCGACGCCGCGGGCTCGCTTCTGGCGGGCGAGCCTCGCCGATCGCGGACATCAGCGCGCCACCCGCGGCCCGCCGCGGCGCGCCTCCTCCTCGGCGCCCTCGGCGGTGTGCTCGTTGCGGGCACGGATGTCCTCGAGGTCCTCCGGCTGCATCGAGGCGAGCCAGTGCGCGTGCTTCTTCGACGCCGGGAGCGCGATGTAGAAGAACAGGATGTGGTCCTCGCCTTCGGGCACGGCCAGGCTGACCCTCGTGCCCGACGGGATGTACACGAGGTCCTTCGGCCCGAGGCGCTCGTCCCACGACGCGCCGCTCGGCCGGTCGAGCGCCTGGACCTCGGCGTGCCCCTCGAGCACGACCCAGAACTCGTCGTACCAGAAGAAGGTGCTGAACCCCTGGCCCCGCGCGACCTTCGTGTAGCCCGCCCGGTAGTCGAGGTCGCGGTGGGTGACGAACCTCCGCATGCCGCTGCCGGCCTGGAACAGCCCCGGCAGCGTCCGCTCTTCGCCGGTCTCCACCTCGTCCGCGCTCGCCGTGATCTTCTGGAACTTCTGGGTCGACACCGGAGGCACTCCTCTCCTCGTTCCCGCTCTGCCGCACGCGCCCCCCTAGCGGGAGCGCGCGTCCTCCTCCTTCGGGCCCGTGGCGACGAACTCGCCGTAGCCCGGGCTCCCGACGACCTCGCGGTGCGCCATGACCACGCGGCCGCGCACGATCGTGTACTCGGGGACCCCCTTCACCTTCAGCCCCTCGAGCGGGGTGAAGCCGATCTTCGAGAACACCGGGTAGCTCTCGCCGAGCACGGCCTCGCGGTCCAGGTCGACGAGCACGAAGTCGGCGTCCGAGCCAACACGCAGCGCACCCTTTCGCGGGTACAGCCCGATGTTGCGGGCGGGGTTGACCGCTGACAGCTCGACGAAGCGCCGCAGCGAGAGCCTCCCCTCGTTCACGCCGGTGAGGAAGATGGACGCCCAGTGCTCGCAGAGGGGGTAGCCGGCGACGACCGAGTCGAAGGCGTCGACGCGGCAGTGCTCGTGCTCCTCCCTCGTGTGCGGCGCGTGGTCCGAGCCAATCAGGTCGATCGTCCCGTCCTCCATCGCCTGCCAGTTGGCGGCGACGTCCTCGTCCCCCTGCAGGCCGATCGGGTCGATCGGCACGACGGCCCACGGGTTCGTCTCCGCCACGAAGGGGTACCCGTTTGCCTTGAGCGCACGAGCGATGCGCAGCTGCGGCCTCCCCTGGATGTGCAGGATCCGCAGCCTCGCTCCGACCGCCCTCGCGAGGATGGCGAGCGTCGCGATGGCCGTCGTCTCCACGACGTCGTCGTCCCCGTACGTCGCGTCGGACCAGGCGGCGAGGTCCCGCCTGCCCTGCGCCTGGCGGGCCGCGACGCGCTGGTCCCAGAGCATCTGGTTGTGCGGGTGGACGACGGTCATGAGCCCCGTCCGCGCGATGGCGCGCATCGTCTCGAGGATCTCGCCGTGGTCGGTGATGGAGATCTCCCCGCGGTAGGGGTAGTGGGCAGCCTTCATGAAGAACTTGAAGCCCGGGCACCCGGCCTCGGCGAGGCGAGGGATCTCCTCGAGGCGCGTCGGCGACGCCCAGTGGTTGAAGTCGACGTACGACTTCGCCTTGGCGAGCTCGTTCTGTGCATGGAAGCGCTCGAGGGTGTTCGGCGGCGGCTCGAGGTTCGGCATGTCGACGAACATCGTGATGCCGCCGGCTGCCGCGGCGCGCGAGCCGGTCTCGAAGTCCTCCTTGTACTCGTAACCCGGCTCCCGGAAGTGGACGTGGGTGTCGATGAGGCCTGGCAGCACGAGGAGGCCGCTGGCGTCGATGTCGACCGGCGCGGCCGGCGCCGTGCCCGCCTTCGCGAGGCCGACGATGCTCGGCCCCTCCACGAGGACGTCCGCGGGCGTCAGCTCCCCATCGGAGAACACCCGCCCGTTGCGAATCACGAGGTCGACCACGCTCCACCACCCTCTCAGTCGTCGTCCGTCGCCGGGTCGCTGCCCGCCGATCGCACCGGCCGGCGTGCCATCAGCGCGCCATCGTTTGCCACGGCGCGTAACGCCTCGGGCCGAGGCTCGGCCCGATCACCTCCTCGAACGCGCGCAGCTCCGGCTCCGGGTACTGGAACGTCCAGCACGGGTAGAGGTAGAGGTTCTCGCACCCGAGGCGCTCGAGGTCCCTGATCCGGTCCCGCACCTCCTCCGGCGTGCCGACGACGGCCATGCGGTCGGCCATCGCCTCCTGCAGCTCGTAGGGGATGACCTGGCAGATGCGGACCGCCGCCTCCCAGTCGAGGATGTGGATCTCCTCGGGGTACAGGCGCCGGAGCGCCCGGTGCACCGCCCGCACCGCCTCGCGCAGGTCGTCGGTCAGCTCGAAGTCGATGTGGTTCTTCTTCAGCCACTCGTCGGCGCGCGGGCTGTCGAGCACCGCAGGGAGGTTCGGGCTCCAGGACCGAACCGCCTCCTCCCTCGTGTCGCGGACGAGGCAGCGCATCTGGTACCACTCGTGGATGGCGCGAGGCTCCCGCTCCGCGCGCGCGGCGCCGTCGGCGACCCACCGCCGCGCCTCGCCGATGTCCTCCTCGCTCGGCCCCGCGCACAGCAGGACGCCGTCGCAGAGCTCCCCGGCGAGGCGACCGGTGAGCGGGCCCCCGACGGCGAGGTAGATCGGGACGGGGGGCCCGCCCCCGAGGTACATCTTCGGCGCGAAGCCCTCGTCGAAGTAGGGCCGCCGCTCCCCGCCAGGCTCCGCGATCCCCTCAGAGGGCTCGAAGTCGCAGGGCTCCCCGGCCAGCAGGGCGCGCAGCCGGGTGATCGCCTCGCGCATCTCGCCCACCCGCAGCTGCGGGAGCCCGACGGCGCGGCTCGCCGAGCCCCCGCGGCCGAGCCACAGCTCGAAGCGGTCCGGACCGAGCTCCTGCACGGTCTTGGCCGCCGACGCGATGACCGAGACGTGGCGCGGCCCGGGGCAGGTGAGCGCCGGGTGCACGCGCAGGGTCTGCGTCGCCTGCAGGACGTGGCTCATCACGACGTAGGCGTCGCGCAGGTACAGCTGGGAGTCGACGAAGCCGACCCCCGAGAACCCCGCACGCTCCGCACGGACGCAGAAGTCCACGGTCGCGGCCACGGACCCGCACGGGGGGACGCGCAGGTCTACGCGCACGTCTGCCCGTCGCCCACGTCGCCGGCTCGGCTCCCGTCTCCTGCGGTCATGACTTCCCGGGCAGGTACGCGTTCGTGTACAGCTCGCCGGGCGTGACGGCCCTCGCACCCGGGATGCCGCCTCGCCGGAAGAGCGCGAGCGACTGGCGCACGAGCGTCGAGTTGAACCAGCCGTAGCCGTGCAGGTCGAAGTCGAGCACGTTGCCCTCTCCGGCCGTGACCTGGATCTGGTGGGCGACGACGGTCGGGTTCAGCGACGGCTGCGCGTCGAGCGTCGCCCGCACGGCAGCCGAGGTGTGCGAGCGCATGTACAGCTCGGCGCCGACGAGGGCCTTCAGGAACCGGCGCACGACGCCCGGCCGGTGCGCCAGGGTCGCGTCGCTCGCCACGACGACGTCGTCGTAGGGGTTGACGCCGAACTTGGCGAAGGGCAGGACGCTCAGCTTCTCGCCGAGCTTCGCGGCCTCCGCGCTGCTCACCCAGTAGGACTCGTTCAGGAAGCACGGGATCACGTCGACCTCGCCGTTGAACAGCGCCGAGACGTACAGGGACGCTGCGATGTTCTCGGGGTGGATCGAGTTCACCGGGACGTGGTTGATCCGCAGCAGGACCGGCGTGAAGACCTGCGTGGTCGACCCCTGCGGCAGGGCGATCGTCAAGCCCTTGAGCGACGCCGGCTTCGTGAGCTTGTGCTTGCTCGCGAGCGCGCACACCGCCATCGCGGTGTGCTGGTACCAGAGCATGATCGCCTTCACCTTCGCGCCCGCCTGGATGGCGGCGGGCAGCAGGCTGAACGACGTCAGGGCGAAGTCGACCTTGCCGGCGATCACGTTCGTCAGCCCCGTCGCCGCGACCTGGCCGGGGATGATCGTGACGTCGAGGTGCTGGCGCGCGAAGAAGCCGTCGTACTTCGCGACGAAGAACGCGGCCTGCGTCCCGTCGAAGGCGAAGTTCGTCTGGACCGTCACGCTGGCGGTCGGCACCGCCCTCGGCGCCTTCCCGGCGGACGCCTTCGGCGCCCTCGTCGCGTAGGCGCCGCTCGAGACGCCGAGGACCACCCCGAGCGCAACGGCCATCGCCGCTGCGAAGCGACCCCTCCTCGCCGGTGACATCTGGCTCACCTGTGACATCTGGCCCCCCTTTCCCCTGCTGACCTGTGCGAGCTCGGCTGGCCTCCGGTCAGTCCAGCCCGACGTTCACGCGCCTCGCGCCTGGCGACGGCTCGTCCGCCGGCAGCCCTCTGGACGCAGGCCCCGGGCGCACCTCGAGCAGCCGGCGGATGTGACCGGCGACGCGCGCGAACTCGGGATCCGCGAGGACCGAGAGGTCGCGCTGGCGCGGCAGGTCGACGTCCAGCTCCGCCGCGATGCGTCCCGGGCGCGCGGTCATCGCCACGACGGTGGTCCCGAGGAGGACGGCCTCGGGGATGCTGTGGGTGACGAGGACCGCCGTCTTCTCCGTCTTCAGCCACACGTCGTGCAGCTGCATGCCCACCTGCTCGCGCGACATCGCGTCGAGCGCCGCGAAGGGCTCGTCCAGGAGGAGCACCTGTGGGTCGGTGATGAGCGCGCGGCACAGCGCGACGCGCTGCTGCATCCCGATCGAGAGCTCGTGCGGGTACGACGTCTCGAATCCGGCGAGGCCGACGTCCGCGAGGAGCGCCTTCGCCCGCTCCTCGACCTCGACCGGCATCCTGCCCTTGCGGCGGCGATCCTCGATCTCGACGGGGAAGAGCACGTTCGCGAGCACCGACCGCCACGGAAGCAGGACCGGCTTCTGGAAGACGATCCCGAACTTCGCGCTGACCGGCGCCCCCTCGGCGTCGACGAAGGCGACCGACCCGCTGCTCGGCTCGAGGAGGCCGGCGATGATGCGCAGCAGGGTCGTCTTGCCGCAGCCGCTCGGCCCGACGATCGAGACGAACGAACCCGGCGGGACGCGGAAGGACACGGCCTCGAGGGCCGTCAGGGTCCGCCCGCGCTGCGCGAAGCTGCGCGAGATGCCTCGAACCTCGATGCCGCAGCCCACCTTCGGCGGCTGCTGGTGCAGGACCCGCATCGCCCCTACTCCCGTCCGGCCTCGATCGGGAACTTCCGGACGACGAGGCGCTCGAGGGCGATGGCGATGGCGTAGAAGAGGCCCGTCGCCACCGTGACGAAGAAGATCGCAGCGAGCGTCAGGGGCGTCTGGAGGTTCTGGCTCGCCGAGAGGATTACGAAGCCGAGACCCTTCTGGGCGGCGATGAACTCCGTGATGATCGCCCCCAGCATCGCGAAGGGCACCGCGATGCGCAGGCCGGTCGCGATCGACGGGATCGCCCAGGGGACACGGATCTTCCGGTAGAGCTGCCACTTCGTGCCGTGCAGGCCGCGCACGAGGTCGACGTACTCACGCTCGACCGTCCGCAGGCTGCGCGCGGTGTTCATGAAGATCGGGAAGAAGCAGATGCTCACGACGGTCGCGATCTTCGAGGTCACGCCGAGGCCGAACCAGATCACGATGAGCGGCGCGACCGCGACCTTCGGGACGGCCTGGAGGGCGATCACGGTCGGCAGCACGGTGACGCTCGCCCAGGTCCAGTACGCGAGGACGAGCGCGAGGGCGACGCCGAGCAGCAGGGAGATGCCGAGGCCGACGAGGCTCTCGTAGCTCGTCACCCACGTGTTGGTGAGCAGGAGGTGCGGCTGGGTGACGATCTCGTGCCACACCTCCGTCGGCGTCGGCAGCACCACGCTCGTCGTGTGCGACCACCGCACGGCGTACTGCCAGATCACCAGGACGGCCGCGACGTAGACGACGAAGATGGCGGACCTCGTGGCGACGGTGCGCCGCAGGCGCCCCGTCTCCGCCTCGACGAGCGCGACCGCCGGCGGCGCCGAGCCCTCGTCGCGAACCTCGCCCGCCTCGCCTAGCGCGGAGGGCACGCCTTCTCCTCCGACGACGGTGTGGCGGGCCTGGCAGCGCTCCGAGCGCCGCGCCGAGCGCACGACGAGGTCGGCGCCGCGCCGAGGAACCCATCGCTACGAAGCGGTCCCCAGCCACCGGGGCTGGGCGCTTCCCATCGTGGCCTGCCTCGGTCCTCGGGAGCCAAGCTGCCGAGCCTCCCCCGCGAGGAGCCTCCTCAGAGACGCCCCCTCGCGCCGTGCCCCCCACTGGCAAAGTTTCACGGTACCGGCGATCTCCTGCGCTGTCAAGACGAAACGTTCCGTCTTGCGACGACGCGAGCGGGCCTCGTCAGCGCCAGCGCGGCCGCCCCGGGCGCTGGGCGCGCGCCGCGCGAGCTGAGCGCGTGCTTCCATCGGGGCAGACGAAGGAGGGCCGGGCCGTCAGCACGAGATGGGAGCGCAGCCTCGCGGCCCTCGCGGCCGGTGCCCTCGCCGGGTCCCTCGCGGCCTGCACCGCCTCGCCCTCGGCGAGGCCGGTTCCGAGCACAGTGGCACCGAGCACGGTGGCACCGAGCACGGCGCCGAACACGAGCGGGCCGGCGCGATCTCGCCGACCGGGCACGCCACCGCACGTCATGGTCCTCGTCATGGAGAACCGCTCCTACGGCGAGGTCGTCGGGAGCCCGAGCGCGCCCTACGAGACGCGCCTCGCCCGCCGGTTCGAGGTCCTCACCGACTACTACGGGATCGGCCACTACAGCCTCGACAACTACCTCGCGCTCGTCAGCGGCCGCTTCTTCCCCTGGGCGACGGCGGACTGCCAGCCCGGGCCGGGCTGTCGCGCGAGCGGGCCGAACCTCGCCAGCCAGCTCGATGCGGCGTCGATACCCTGGGCCGCCTACATGGGCGGGATGGCAGGAGACTGCAGGGAGGCGAACAGCCCGGGCGCGCTCCCCGCCTACGGGGTGCGGCACGACCCGTTCGTGTACTTCCCCGCCGTCGTGCGCGCCGACTGCGCGAAGATCCGGCCCTCCTCGAGGCTGCTCGCCGACCTGGACAGCTCGGCACCGCCGGACTTCGTCTGGTACAGCCCGCAGATCTGCCACGACGGCGGCGGGGACGAGCCGTGCGCGACGGTCGCCGCCGGCGACCGTTTCCTGGCGCGTGAGCTGCCCGCCATCGAGGCGACCCGCTGGTACCGCGCCGGCGGGGTCGTCGTCCTCACCTACGACGAGGGCGACAGCGCCGGTCAGGGCCTCGGCGAGCACCTCAGCGGGCAGGGAAACCACGTGCCGACTCTCGTGATCTCACGCGCGACCGAGGGAGCTGGGGCCTTGCGCAGCTACGTCAACCACTTCGGGCTCCTCGGGAGCATCGAGGCCGCCTACGGGCTCGCGTGCCTCGCCGAGGCGTGCGACGCGTCGAACGGCCGCGTCGCCCTCGTCCCCCGCCCGTAGGGAGGTCAGGCGCGCCGGAGCTCCGCCTCGAGGTGGAGCCCGAGGCGATGGCCGACGGCCGCCATCTCGAGCCGATAGGTGAGGACGTCCCCGTCGACGCGCACCGTCCTTCTGACCTGGTCGACAGCCTTCGCGCTCGAGGTGCGCCCGACGAGGCGGCTCGAGAGCGACAGCGTGGTGCCCTCCAGCGTCCCCTCGTCCACCTCGACGAGCCCGGTCGGCTGGGCGACGACGAGCTCGACGGCGCGTCCCGCGCAGCGCAGGTAGCCGACCTCGGCGTGCAGCGGCCGGCCGTCGTCCTCGGCGAAGGTCTCCTGGCGGTACGAGAGGAAGGGCCGCCCGGCGTGGGAGAACGCCACCTCCTCGCGGTAGGCGAAGGGTGCCACCGTCGGGTACCGTCCCCGCCCGGTCCCCGACCACGTCCCAAGGAGGAACCCGAGGGCCTCGACCGCAGGGTGCACGCGCACGGCGCCATGATCGCCCGGCCGCGCTGCGCCCGCCAGCGGCGCCCCGGCCCTCGACCGGCGCCGGACCCGGCGCGAGGATGGGTGTGTCGCCGGTCGGCGACCCGGCGCGAGGAAGGTGGCCACGAGTGCGCGACGAGCCGTGCTTCGTCATCGTCGGCGCGAGCCTCGCCGGTGCCAAGGCGGCCGAGACGCTTCGCGCCGAGGGCTTCGAGGGGCGCGTCGTCCTCGTCGGCGAGGAGGAGGCCCGCCCCTACGAGCGACCGCCGCTGTCCAAGGACTACCTGCGCGGCGAGGCCGGGCGCGACAAGGTCTACGTGCACGACGCCTCCTTCTACGACGCACACGAGATCGAGCTGCGTCTCGGCACCTCGGCGAGCGCGCTCGACCTCGACGGGCGCGAGGTCGTCCTCTCCGGCGACGAGCGCCTCGGCTTCGACGCCCTCCTCCTCGCCACCGGGGCCGCGCCGCGTCGCCTGCCGGTCCCCGGCGCCGACCTGCCCGGCATCCACTACCTGCGGGACCTCGCCGACGCCGACGCACTGCGCGAGGCGATTCGCGCCGCCGAGCGCGTCGTCGTCGTCGGGGCGGGCTGGATCGGCTGCGAGGTGGCGGCCTCGGCCCGCCAGATGGGCGCGCCCGTCACGATGCTCGACGTCGCGGCGCTCCCGCTCGAGCGCGTCCTCGGACCCGAGCTCGGCCGCTTCTACCGCGACCTGCACGCATCGCACGGCGTCGACCTGCGCCTGTCGACGGGCGTCGAGGAGGTCGTCGGCACCCGACACGCCGAGGGCGTGCGCCTGAGCGGCGGGGACGTCGTCCGCGGCGACGTCGTCGTCGTGGGCGTCGGCGTCGCGCCGCGCACCGAGCTCGCCCGCTCGGCCGGCCTCGCCGTCGACAACGGCATCCTCACCGACGAGCACCTGGCGACCGCAGCGACGGGGGTCTTCGCCGCCGGCGACGTCGCCAACGCCTGGCACCCCGTCCTCGACCGGCGCGTCCGCCTCGAGCACTGGTCGTCGGCGCTGCACCAAGGTCCCGCCGCGGCGCTCGGGATGCTCGGCAGGCACGCCCCCTACACGCGCCTCCCCTACTTCTTCTCCGACCAGTACGACGTCGGGATGGAGTACTCCGGCCTGGCCCGTGACTGGGACGAGGTCCTCGTGCGCGGCGAGATGTCCGACGGCGCCTTCATCGCCTTCTACCTGAAGGACGGCCGCGTCGCCGCAGGGATGAACGTCAACGTCTGGGACGTGGCCGACGACATCGCCGCCCTCGTGGCGAGCGGACAACCCGTCGCGCGCGACGCGCTCGCCGACCCCTCCGTCGAGCTGGCCTCCCTCGTCCAGGCCACCTCGCCCTGATCGCGCCCGGACGCCGGGCAGCAACGGCGCGCTACCGCTTATTTCGGGCGTAGACTGAAAATTCGTGGACGCGGCGTCGGACGAGTGGCAGCGGCAGGCGCGCGCGCTCGGCGAGCCCACCCGCTACCGGCTGTTCCGCTACATCGCCGAGGCCCACCAGCCCGTCGCCGTGCTCGAGCTCACGAGCTTCGCTCGCCTCAACCACAACGCCGTGCGCCAGCACCTCGCGGTGCTTCGCGACGCCGGTCTCGTGCTCGAGGAGCTCGAGCGGCGGAACCGGCCCGGCCGCCCGCGCCTGCTGTACCGACTCCACCCCGAGGCGGCGGGGCGCTTCGGGACCCCCGGTGCCTACGTCTGGCTCGCGACGCTGCTGAGCGAGGCCGTGCGCCGTCGGGAAGGAGCCCGGGCGGCGGGCCGGCGCGAGGGCCTGCGCCGCGCCCGCGCCCTCGGCCCGAGCGAGGACCCGGCGCGCCTGTTCGAGGAGGAGATGGTCTCGCGCGGCTTCCGTCCGCTGCGGCGCGACCGCGGTCAGCTCGTCGAGTTCGTGCTCGGGCGCTGCCCGTTCGCCGCCGTCGCCGAGGGGGACCCCGAGACGGTCTGCCAGCTCCACCTCGGCCTCGCGGAGGGGCTCGCCGAGGGACTCGGTCGCCTGCGCATGGAGCGGCTCACGACACGCGATGCGCGGCGAGCAGGCTGCCGTGTCGTCGTGCGCCGCGCCGGCGCGGAGGACCTCGAGCCGGCGCGAGGGACGTCCGGGCGCGCCTGACCGCTGCCAGCGCCGCGAGGTCGGCCTCGGGTCGGCCTCGGGTACCCGTGCCACGACCCGGGGGGGGAGGCGCTCGCCTCGCCGTGGGCGACATGCTGCGGTCTCGAGCTGGCAGGCCCCCGAGCGCCGTTGACCCGGCCGGAGCGGGGCGAGCATAATAAAACCGACTTTCACGATGCGAACTTCGGGTCGGCGCGGACTGCCGGCCCCGTCGCGCCGGGCGCAGGGAGGGGAGCGTGGGGCCGCAGGAGCGGGCAGCTGCAGGGCCGGGCGACCTCGGCCTGGCCGGCCGCCGGGCGCTCGTCGCCGGGGTGGGCGGCATCGGGGCGGCGTGCGCGCGTCTGCTCGCCCGAGCCGGCTGCGACGTGGCCCTCGCGGACCGCGACGCGGAGCGATTGAAGGCGCTCGCCGCGGAGCTCGGGACCCTCGGCGCCGGTGTCGCGACCTTCGCCGGGGATCTCCGCCAACGTGCCGACTGCCGCGCCGCGGTCGCGGCCGCGTGCGCGCAGCTCGGCGGGGTCGACATCTGCGTGCACGCCATCGGCGTCAACTACCGGCTCCCGGTCCTCGAGATCGACGAGGCCCAGTGGGACGACATCCTCGCTGTCAACCTCTCGAGCGCCTTCTTCCTCGGTCAGGCGGCCGGCGAGGCGATGCGGGGGTCGGGCGGCGGTCGGATCATCTTCGTCTCCTCGGTCTCGGGGCTGCTCGCGCACCCGCACCACGCCCCCTACGCGGCGACGAAGGGCGGGCTCAACCAGCTGCTCAGGGTGATGGCGCGCGAGTGGGCGGGCGAGGGGATCACCGTCAACGCCGTGGCACCCGGCTACGTCGAGTCCGACCTCACCCGCGAGTACCTCGAGCGCGACGGGCACCGGCGCGAACTCGAGTCGCTCGTGCCCGCGGGCCGTCTCGGGACTCCCGAGGAGGTCGCCGGGCCGGTCGCCTTCCTCGCGTCCCCGCTCGCCAGCTTCGTCACCGGCCAGATCCTCTACGTCGACGGAGGGAGGACGCTCGTCTGATGGCCGCGCCAGGATCCACCGCGTCCACCGACCCCGCCGAGCCCCCCGCGTTCCCCCGCTTCGCCGGCCGGTGGGTGATGGTCACCGGCGCCGGCACCGGCTTCGGGGCGGCGCTCGCGCGCCGCGCCGCGGCCGAAGGCGCCGACGTCGTCGTGCACTACAACCGCTCGGCCGAGGGCGCCCGCCGCACGGTCGCTCGGGTCGAGGCCACCGGGCGCCGGGCGGTCCTCGTCCAGGGCGACCTTCGCAGCTGGGACGACATCCGGCGCATGGCGGACGAGGCGTGGGGCGCGTCGGGCGGCATCGACGTGCTCGTCAACAACGTCGGGGACATCGCGACGGACCAGATGTCGTGGCGGGACATCGACGAGGCGGTGATCGACCGCGTGCTCGCCGTCGACATCAAGGGGACGATGCTCATGATCCACGAGCACGGCACGAGGATGCTCGAACGCGGCCGGGGCAGCATCGTGAACATCGGCTCGACGGTCGTCGTGCGCGGCAGCCCCCGCGCCCCGCAGTACGCGGCCGGCAAGTACGGCATGCTCGGGCTCACGAAGTCCTACGCGGCCGCCTTCGCGCCGACCGTGCGGGTGAACGCCTTCGGCCCCGGGTTCATGGCCACCGAGTCGACGCTCGGGCGCGAGGACTGGCTGAGCGGCCGGCGCGAGCGGGTCCTCAGCCAGACGCCGATGGGGCGAATCCCCGGTCCCGACGAGCTGGCGGCCGCCGCGCTGTGGCTCGCGAGCGACGAGGCAGCCCACATGACGGGCAACTTCGTCATGTGCGACGGCGGCTACTCGATGATCGGCGCATGAGCGAGCGCGGCCAGGCGCCGACGCCCCCCGCCGAGCCCGAGGCGGCCGCCGCCGAGGCGCGCGCCGGGCGCCTGCCCTGGCTGCACCCCGACGAGCTCACCGCCGAGCAGCGCGCGGTCTACGACGCCATCGTCGCCGGCCCCCGGCGACGTGACGCGGCCAGCTCGTTCCTCGCCGACGCCACCGGGCGGCTCGAGGGCCCCTTCAACGCGATGCTCTTCAGCCCGGCGGTCGGCGCCGCGGTCCAGGCGCTCGGCGCCGCCCTGCGCTACCGCTCGGCGCTCAGCCCCCGCCAGCGCGAGGTGGC
This window encodes:
- a CDS encoding ABC transporter permease; amino-acid sequence: MPSALGEAGEVRDEGSAPPAVALVEAETGRLRRTVATRSAIFVVYVAAVLVIWQYAVRWSHTTSVVLPTPTEVWHEIVTQPHLLLTNTWVTSYESLVGLGISLLLGVALALVLAYWTWASVTVLPTVIALQAVPKVAVAPLIVIWFGLGVTSKIATVVSICFFPIFMNTARSLRTVEREYVDLVRGLHGTKWQLYRKIRVPWAIPSIATGLRIAVPFAMLGAIITEFIAAQKGLGFVILSASQNLQTPLTLAAIFFVTVATGLFYAIAIALERLVVRKFPIEAGRE
- a CDS encoding LLM class flavin-dependent oxidoreductase, giving the protein MAATVDFCVRAERAGFSGVGFVDSQLYLRDAYVVMSHVLQATQTLRVHPALTCPGPRHVSVIASAAKTVQELGPDRFELWLGRGGSASRAVGLPQLRVGEMREAITRLRALLAGEPCDFEPSEGIAEPGGERRPYFDEGFAPKMYLGGGPPVPIYLAVGGPLTGRLAGELCDGVLLCAGPSEEDIGEARRWVADGAARAEREPRAIHEWYQMRCLVRDTREEAVRSWSPNLPAVLDSPRADEWLKKNHIDFELTDDLREAVRAVHRALRRLYPEEIHILDWEAAVRICQVIPYELQEAMADRMAVVGTPEEVRDRIRDLERLGCENLYLYPCWTFQYPEPELRAFEEVIGPSLGPRRYAPWQTMAR
- a CDS encoding ABC transporter substrate-binding protein, yielding MSQVSQMSPARRGRFAAAMAVALGVVLGVSSGAYATRAPKASAGKAPRAVPTASVTVQTNFAFDGTQAAFFVAKYDGFFARQHLDVTIIPGQVAATGLTNVIAGKVDFALTSFSLLPAAIQAGAKVKAIMLWYQHTAMAVCALASKHKLTKPASLKGLTIALPQGSTTQVFTPVLLRINHVPVNSIHPENIAASLYVSALFNGEVDVIPCFLNESYWVSSAEAAKLGEKLSVLPFAKFGVNPYDDVVVASDATLAHRPGVVRRFLKALVGAELYMRSHTSAAVRATLDAQPSLNPTVVAHQIQVTAGEGNVLDFDLHGYGWFNSTLVRQSLALFRRGGIPGARAVTPGELYTNAYLPGKS
- a CDS encoding alkaline phosphatase family protein, whose amino-acid sequence is MAPSTAPNTSGPARSRRPGTPPHVMVLVMENRSYGEVVGSPSAPYETRLARRFEVLTDYYGIGHYSLDNYLALVSGRFFPWATADCQPGPGCRASGPNLASQLDAASIPWAAYMGGMAGDCREANSPGALPAYGVRHDPFVYFPAVVRADCAKIRPSSRLLADLDSSAPPDFVWYSPQICHDGGGDEPCATVAAGDRFLARELPAIEATRWYRAGGVVVLTYDEGDSAGQGLGEHLSGQGNHVPTLVISRATEGAGALRSYVNHFGLLGSIEAAYGLACLAEACDASNGRVALVPRP
- a CDS encoding FAD-dependent oxidoreductase, with translation MRDEPCFVIVGASLAGAKAAETLRAEGFEGRVVLVGEEEARPYERPPLSKDYLRGEAGRDKVYVHDASFYDAHEIELRLGTSASALDLDGREVVLSGDERLGFDALLLATGAAPRRLPVPGADLPGIHYLRDLADADALREAIRAAERVVVVGAGWIGCEVAASARQMGAPVTMLDVAALPLERVLGPELGRFYRDLHASHGVDLRLSTGVEEVVGTRHAEGVRLSGGDVVRGDVVVVGVGVAPRTELARSAGLAVDNGILTDEHLATAATGVFAAGDVANAWHPVLDRRVRLEHWSSALHQGPAAALGMLGRHAPYTRLPYFFSDQYDVGMEYSGLARDWDEVLVRGEMSDGAFIAFYLKDGRVAAGMNVNVWDVADDIAALVASGQPVARDALADPSVELASLVQATSP
- a CDS encoding ABC transporter ATP-binding protein; the protein is MRVLHQQPPKVGCGIEVRGISRSFAQRGRTLTALEAVSFRVPPGSFVSIVGPSGCGKTTLLRIIAGLLEPSSGSVAFVDAEGAPVSAKFGIVFQKPVLLPWRSVLANVLFPVEIEDRRRKGRMPVEVEERAKALLADVGLAGFETSYPHELSIGMQQRVALCRALITDPQVLLLDEPFAALDAMSREQVGMQLHDVWLKTEKTAVLVTHSIPEAVLLGTTVVAMTARPGRIAAELDVDLPRQRDLSVLADPEFARVAGHIRRLLEVRPGPASRGLPADEPSPGARRVNVGLD
- a CDS encoding helix-turn-helix domain-containing protein — its product is MDAASDEWQRQARALGEPTRYRLFRYIAEAHQPVAVLELTSFARLNHNAVRQHLAVLRDAGLVLEELERRNRPGRPRLLYRLHPEAAGRFGTPGAYVWLATLLSEAVRRREGARAAGRREGLRRARALGPSEDPARLFEEEMVSRGFRPLRRDRGQLVEFVLGRCPFAAVAEGDPETVCQLHLGLAEGLAEGLGRLRMERLTTRDARRAGCRVVVRRAGAEDLEPARGTSGRA
- a CDS encoding dihydroorotase family protein — translated: MVDLVIRNGRVFSDGELTPADVLVEGPSIVGLAKAGTAPAAPVDIDASGLLVLPGLIDTHVHFREPGYEYKEDFETGSRAAAAGGITMFVDMPNLEPPPNTLERFHAQNELAKAKSYVDFNHWASPTRLEEIPRLAEAGCPGFKFFMKAAHYPYRGEISITDHGEILETMRAIARTGLMTVVHPHNQMLWDQRVAARQAQGRRDLAAWSDATYGDDDVVETTAIATLAILARAVGARLRILHIQGRPQLRIARALKANGYPFVAETNPWAVVPIDPIGLQGDEDVAANWQAMEDGTIDLIGSDHAPHTREEHEHCRVDAFDSVVAGYPLCEHWASIFLTGVNEGRLSLRRFVELSAVNPARNIGLYPRKGALRVGSDADFVLVDLDREAVLGESYPVFSKIGFTPLEGLKVKGVPEYTIVRGRVVMAHREVVGSPGYGEFVATGPKEEDARSR
- a CDS encoding FABP family protein, with the protein product MRVHPAVEALGFLLGTWSGTGRGRYPTVAPFAYREEVAFSHAGRPFLSYRQETFAEDDGRPLHAEVGYLRCAGRAVELVVAQPTGLVEVDEGTLEGTTLSLSSRLVGRTSSAKAVDQVRRTVRVDGDVLTYRLEMAAVGHRLGLHLEAELRRA